The following proteins are encoded in a genomic region of Deferribacterota bacterium:
- a CDS encoding site-specific DNA-methyltransferase has product MSEKINKSVKIDIKEGLKKIYPEIFEDNKINFEKLKSLLTGEIIENEDDRFYFNWAGKSNLYKLIQAPAYGTLKPDMEKSIDFVNTENIIIAGENLETLKLLLKPYFGKVKMIYIDPPYNTGKDFIYRDNFKEPLKDYLEKTGQIDNKGNKLTTNTEASGRYHSDWLNFMYPRLFLARSLLRDDGVIFISIDDHEVHHLRMIMDEIFGEENFVTNFIWKKKSTSTNVEGVQVSSLTDYVLTYGKTINSKLKTRIRPKETRSYPYEDAEGRYRLTIIEKKHAGAYQRESMRFPIIGVYPREGKRWQIGIKTAKELERKNRFILDNGIVKLKIYEFEDKDTISAQPNLLDKQGSTDIAQKMLTDIL; this is encoded by the coding sequence ATGAGTGAAAAGATTAATAAATCGGTGAAGATAGATATCAAGGAAGGCTTAAAAAAGATTTACCCTGAAATATTCGAAGATAATAAGATTAATTTTGAAAAGTTGAAATCTTTATTAACTGGCGAAATTATTGAAAATGAAGACGATAGGTTTTATTTTAACTGGGCGGGAAAAAGCAATCTTTACAAACTTATTCAAGCACCTGCTTATGGAACCTTAAAACCAGATATGGAAAAATCTATAGATTTTGTTAATACAGAGAATATTATAATTGCTGGTGAAAATTTAGAGACACTAAAACTTTTGCTTAAACCCTACTTTGGTAAAGTGAAAATGATTTATATCGATCCACCTTATAATACCGGAAAGGATTTTATTTATCGTGATAATTTTAAGGAACCATTGAAGGATTATTTAGAGAAAACAGGTCAGATTGATAACAAAGGAAATAAACTTACAACAAATACAGAAGCAAGCGGAAGATATCACTCTGACTGGCTTAATTTTATGTATCCAAGATTGTTTTTGGCAAGAAGTTTATTAAGAGACGATGGCGTTATTTTTATTTCAATAGACGACCATGAAGTCCATCACTTGAGAATGATCATGGATGAGATTTTTGGGGAAGAGAATTTTGTAACCAATTTTATTTGGAAGAAGAAATCTACCTCAACTAATGTTGAAGGGGTTCAAGTGAGTTCATTGACGGATTATGTTTTAACTTATGGAAAAACTATTAACTCCAAACTAAAAACCAGAATTAGACCAAAGGAGACTAGAAGTTATCCATATGAAGACGCAGAAGGTAGATATCGTTTGACAATTATTGAAAAAAAACATGCTGGCGCATATCAACGAGAATCTATGCGTTTCCCAATTATTGGAGTTTATCCACGTGAGGGTAAGAGGTGGCAAATTGGTATAAAAACAGCCAAGGAATTAGAGAGGAAAAATCGGTTCATTTTAGACAATGGGATAGTTAAGTTAAAAATCTACGAATTTGAAGATAAAGATACTATTTCAGCTCAACCTAATTTACTTGACAAACAAGGAAGTACTGATATTGCACAAAAAATGCTTACAGATATTTTA